The proteins below are encoded in one region of Oreochromis niloticus isolate F11D_XX linkage group LG6, O_niloticus_UMD_NMBU, whole genome shotgun sequence:
- the rcor3 gene encoding LOW QUALITY PROTEIN: REST corepressor 3 (The sequence of the model RefSeq protein was modified relative to this genomic sequence to represent the inferred CDS: deleted 1 base in 1 codon), translated as MPGMMDKGSDYLGKGRSNGTKSPSTASNGHFSDESGSEDEHDVGMRVGADYQATIPDFEPGATKYTDKDSGGMLVWSPYHTIIDSKLDEYIAIAKEKHGYNVEQALGMLFWHKHNIEKSLADLPNFTPFPDEWTVEDKVLFEQAFSFHGKSFHRIQQMLPDKSISSLVKYYYSWKKTRSRTSLMDRQARKLASRSNQDESDEEIEDANPIEANDSDYDPNKETKKEGLTSPPVPGSKVALGRREHQTLQHRHHQRSRCRPPKGMYLTQEDVVAVSCSSSAANTLLRQLDMELVSLKRQVQNAKQINSGLKHMLESGIEDFRLPECNQKVNARWTTDEQLLAVQGVRKYGKDFQAIADVIGNKTVGQVKNFFVNYRRRFNLEEVLQEWEAEQGTKAPNGDSATLGEEGKNSSNTPSGKSTDEEDDEGQVTSLGASPAASSSSSAQTPMISSTSSSSLHQPPPLLRPSLPATPSLHRQPPPLQQQARFLQPRSTLQQPPPLIRPSPMPPRLNPRPSGPLTLSGNPAGSGLSSAQQCSSLTVHQSDTTSSSSIH; from the exons ATGCCGGGCATGATGGATAAGGGCTCGGATTATTTAGGGAAGGGTCGCTCAAATGGCACCAAAAGTCCATCCACAGCCTCTAACGGACATTTTTCTGACGAAAGTGGCAGCGAGGACGAACACG aTGTAGGAATGCGTGTTGGAGCAGACTACCAGGCCACAATCCCCGACTTTGAGCCCG GTGCCACCAAGTACACAGATAAAGACAGCGGAGGGATGCTGGTTTGGTCTCCTTATCACACCATTATTGACTCCAAAC TTGATGAATACATTGCTATTGCCAAAGAAAAACATGGATATAACGTGGAACAG gCTCTTGGCATGCTCTTCTGGCACAAACACAATATTGAGAAATCTCTGGCCGACTTGCCAAATTTCACCCCGTTCCCAGATGAGTGGACAGTGGAGGACAAAGTGTTGTTTGAACAGGCCTTTAGTTTCCACGGAAAGAGCTTTCACCGCATCCAGCAGATG TTACCGGACAAATCCATCTCCAGTCTGGTAAAGTACTACTATTCATGGAAAAAGACGCGTTCCAGAACAAGTCTGATGGACAGACAGGCTCGTAAATTGGCCAGTAGGAGCAACCAGGATGAGAG TGATGAGGAGATAGAGGATGCCAATCCCATTGAAGCCAACGACAGTGACTATGACCCCAACAAGGAAACTAAGAAAGAG GGTCTGACA AGCCCCCCAGTGCCAGGATCTAAGGTAGCTTTGGGTCGTAGGGAGCATCAGACCCTGCAGCACCGGCATCACCAACGCTCCCGCTGTCGT CCCCCCAAAGGCATGTACCTGACCCAGGAGGATGTTGTGGCCGTCTCCTGCAGTTCCTCCGCTGCAAACACCCTTCTGCGTCAGCTGGATATGGAGCTGGTGTCTCTCAAGAGACAG GTCCAGAATGCCAAACAGATAAACAGTGGACTGAAACACATGTTGGAGTCTGGGATTGAAGACTTCAGACTACCTGAG TGTAACCAGAAGGTGAATGCCCGCTGGACTACAGATGAGCAACTCCTGGCTGTTCAAG GTGTCAGGAAGTATGGAAAAGACTTCCAAGCCATCGCAGACGTAATCGGTAATAAAACGGTAGGGCAGGTGAAGAACTTTTTTGTGAACTACAGGCGGCGATTCAACCTGGAAGAGGTCCTGCAGGAGTGGGAAGCAGAGCAGGGAACCAAAGCTCCCAATGGAGACAGTGCCACTTTGGGAGAGGAGGGAAAGAACAGCTCAAACACTCCATCAGGAAAGAGCAcagatgaagaggatgatgag GGTCAAGTCACTTCATTAGGTGCATCCCCTGCTGCCTCTTCATCATCTTCAGCTCAGACTCCAATGATATCTAgtacctcctcctcttccctccACCAACCTCCTCCCCTTCTGCGCCCCTCCCTCCCAGCCACACCCTCTCTGCACCGTCAGCCCCCACCACTCCAACAGCAAGCCCGCTTCTTGCAGCCCCGATCCACGCTGCAGCAGCCCCCGCCTCTCATCCGTCCCTCCCCAATGCCACCCCGCCTTAACCCCCGACCTTCTGGTCCCTTGACCCTCAGTGGAAACCCTGCAGGGTCAGGTCTAAGCTCTGCCCAGCAATGCTCCAGCCTGACTGTCCACCAGTCGGACACAACCTCATCTTCCTCAATCCACTAA